A stretch of Gossypium hirsutum isolate 1008001.06 chromosome A06, Gossypium_hirsutum_v2.1, whole genome shotgun sequence DNA encodes these proteins:
- the LOC107934627 gene encoding probable CCR4-associated factor 1 homolog 6 yields MSLLPKSDSIHIREVWDDNVEEEFALIRDIVDDYPYVAMDTEFPGIVLRPVGYFKSSYDYHYQTLKDNVDMLKLVQLGLTFSDEKGNLPTCGTDKYCIWQFNFREFNVNEDVFANDSIELLRQSGIDFKKNNEKGIDAMRFGELLMSSGIVLNDNVHWVTFHSGYDFGYLLKLLTCQNLPDTQVGFFSLINIYFPTLYDIKHLMKYCNSLHGGLNKLAELLEVERVGICHQAGSDSLLTACTFRKLKENFFSGSLEKYSGVLYGLGVENGQNTY; encoded by the coding sequence ATGTCTTTATTGCCAAAGAGCGATTCAATTCATATCCGTGAGGTATGGGATGATAACGTTGAGGAAGAATTTGCTTTGATTCGTGATATAGTTGATGATTATCCTTATGTTGCCATGGATACTGAATTCCCAGGCATTGTATTACGTCCCGTAGGTTATTTCAAAAGCAGTTATGATTATCACTATCAAACTTTGAAAGACAATGTTGATATGTTAAAACTTGTTCAATTAGGTCTTACTTTCTCAGATGAGAAAGGGAACTTACCTACATGTGGAACTGATAAATACTGCATTTGGCAATTCAATTTCCGCGAATTTAACGTCAACGAAGACGTGTTCGCTAACGATTCTATCGAGCTTTTAAGACAAAGTGGGATTGATTTCAAGAAAAACAATGAAAAGGGTATTGATGCAATGAGATTTGGTGAACTTTTAATGTCATCagggattgttttgaatgataatgtgCATTGGGTTACTTTCCATAGTGGTTACGATTTCGGGTATTTGCTTAAGCTCTTAACTTGCCAGAATTTGCCAGATACACAAGTTGGATTCTTTAGTTTGATAAACATTTACTTTCCCACTTTGTATGATATCAAACATTTGATGAAGTATTGCAATAGTTTGCACGGTGGATTGAATAAGCTCGCGGAGTTATTGGAAGTGGAAAGAGTTGGGATTTGTCATCAAGCAGGTTCGGATAGTTTGCTCACGGCTTGTACATTCAGGAAACTGAAAGAGAATTTCTTTAGTGGTTCGTTGGAAAAGTATTCCGGTGTGTTATATGGTTTAGGTGTTGAGAATGGACAGAATACGTATTga